From a single Hevea brasiliensis isolate MT/VB/25A 57/8 unplaced genomic scaffold, ASM3005281v1 Scaf1, whole genome shotgun sequence genomic region:
- the LOC110648086 gene encoding xyloglucan endotransglucosylase protein 2-like: MASFLWTVCLSFLLLASGSKGAAPRKPIDVPFGRNYVPTWAFDHIKYFNGGSEIQLTLDKYTGTGFQSKGSYLFGHFSMHIKMVPGDSAGTVTAFYLSSQNSEHDEIDFEFLGNRTGQPYILQTNVFTGGKGDREQRIYLWFDPTREYHTYSALWNIYQIVFFVDDVPIRVFKNSKDLGVRFPFNQPMKLYSSLWNADDWATRGGLEKTDWSKAPFIATYKGFHIDGCEASVNAKFCDTQGKRWWDQKEFQDLDAIQYQRLDWVRQKYTIYNYCTDRVRFPTAAPECKQDHDI; this comes from the exons ATGGCTTCTTTTCTGTGGACTGTATGCCTGAGTTTCCTCCTTTTGGCTTCTGGAAGTAAAGGTGCTGCGCCAAGGAAGCCTATAGATGTACCTTTTGGTCGCAACTATGTACCAACGTGGGCTTTCGATCACATCAAGTACTTCAATGGAGGTTCTGAGATTCAGCTCACACTAGACAAGTACACAG GTACTGGCTTTCAATCCAAAGGCTCCTACTTGTTTGGCCATTTTAGCATGCACATAAAGATGGTTCCAGGGGATTCTGCTGGAACTGTAACTGCTTTCTAT TTATCTTCTCAAAACTCTGAGCATGATGAGATAGACTTTGAATTCTTGGGAAACAGAACTGGGCAGCCCTATATTTTGCAGACCAACGTGTTCACAGGAGGCAAGGGAGATAGAGAGCAGAGAATTTATCTCTGGTTTGATCCTACCAGGGAATACCATACTTACTCTGCACTATGGAACATTTATCAGATTGT GTTTTTTGTGGATGATGTGCCCATCAGGGTGTTCAAGAACAGCAAAGATTTGGGAGTGAGGTTCCCATTCAACCAGCCAATGAAGTTATACTCGAGCCTGTGGAATGCCGACGACTGGGCTACTCGGGGTGGTTTGGAGAAGACAGACTGGTCCAAGGCTCCCTTTATAGCCACCTACAAGGGGTTCCACATAGATGGCTGTGAGGCATCAGTGAATGCCAAGTTCTGTGACACACAAGGCAAGCGTTGGTGGGATCAGAAGGAGTTTCAGGATCTTGATGCTATTCAATACCAGAGACTCGATTGGGTTCGCCAGAAATATACAATTTACAACTACTGCACTGATCGCGTCCGCTTCCCTACTGCCGCTCCCGAATGCAAGCAAGACCACGACATTTAA
- the LOC110648085 gene encoding tyrosine--tRNA ligase, chloroplastic/mitochondrial: MAATAARTVLCSSQSHLKLLPFPFSLSLSTKFPPSLNPNIVKKNPIFFSSLPPVRCLQYATQQASTTQTQEAIRRPNVVDILEERGLLESLTSDNLRSASSTSNSTLKVYCGFDPTAESLHLGNLLGIIVLSWFQRCGHKAVALIGGATARIGDPSGKSLERPELDANTLEKNTFGISNTLTRMFNMNMNLNNPIVVMNNYDWWEEVRLLDFLKQVGRYARVGTMIAKESVKKRLESEQGMSYTEFTYQLLQGYDFLYLFRNEGVNVQIGGSDQWGNITAGTELIRKILQPGDGAEAYGLTFPLLLKSDGTKFGKSEDGAIWLSPSFLSPYKFYQYFFSVPDADVIRFLKILTFLDLDEIDELERGMKRPGYVPNTAQRRLAEEVTRFVHGEDGISEAIKATEALRPGAETKLDWKTIEGIAEDVPSCSLPYDEVLNLSLVDLSVSSGLLESKSAARRLLKQGGLYLNNSRVDGESKRIEPQDIVDGKVLLLSAGKKNKVIVRIS, encoded by the coding sequence ATGGCCGCCACTGCTGCAAGAACCGTCCTCTGCTCCTCCCAATCCCATCTCAAACTCTTGCcctttcccttttctctctctctttctactAAGTTTCCACCTTCCCTAAACCCAAATATCGTCAAGAAAAATCCTATCTTCTTTTCCTCTCTCCCTCCCGTTAGGTGCCTGCAGTACGCTACCCAGCAAGCTTCCACCACACAAACCCAGGAAGCAATTCGCCGCCCCAACGTAGTCGACATCCTTGAGGAAAGGGGCTTGCTTGAATCCCTCACCAGCGACAATCTCAGGTCCGCTTCTTCTACTTCTAACTCCACGCTCAAAGTTTACTGCGGTTTTGATCCCACTGCCGAGAGCTTGCACTTGGGTAACCTTCTTGGCATCATCGTGCTCTCTTGGTTCCAAAGGTGCGGCCACAAAGCCGTTGCGTTGATTGGTGGAGCCACCGCCAGGATCGGTGACCCATCTGGTAAGAGCCTGGAAAGGCCAGAGCTTGATGCCAATACTTTGGAGAAGAATACCTTTGGGATTTCTAATACCCTAACTAGAATGTTCAATATGAATATGAATTTGAACAACccaattgtggttatgaataatTATGACTGGTGGGAAGAGGTTAGGCTACTGGATTTCTTGAAACAAGTTGGAAGATATGCTCGGGTGGGTACCATGATTGCCAAGGAGAGTGTGAAGAAGAGGCTTGAATCTGAACAAGGAATGAGTTATACTGAGTTCACTTACCAGCTCTTGCAGGGCTATGACTTCCTTTACCTTTTCAGAAATGAGGGTGTTAATGTTCAGATTGGAGGAAGTGACCAGTGGGGCAATATAACTGCTGGGACTGAACTTATCCGAAAAATTCTGCAGCCAGGCGATGGAGCTGAGGCATATGGTTTGACATTTCCTCTTTTATTGAAGAGTGATGGCACCAAATTTGGCAAGTCAGAGGATGGTGCCATTTGGCTTTCGCCATCCTTTTTATCTCCATACAAGTTCTATCAATACTTCTTCTCTGTACCTGATGCCGATGTTATTAGGTTCCTCAAGATACTTACTTTCTTGGACTTGGATGAGATTGATGAGTTGGAGAGGGGAATGAAGAGACCCGGCTATGTGCCCAACACAGCTCAGCGTAGGCTTGCTGAAGAAGTGACCCGATTTGTTCATGGTGAAGATGGAATTAGTGAAGCTATTAAGGCCACTGAGGCTTTGAGACCTGGAGCTGAGACTAAGTTGGACTGGAAAACCATTGAGGGCATTGCTGAGGATGTCCCATCCTGCTCTTTGCCCTATGATGAGGTCCTTAATCTCTCTCTTGTTGATCTGTCGGTTTCTTCTGGCCTGCTTGAGAGTAAATCAGCTGCCCGCCGTCTGTTGAAGCAAGGGGGTCTTTACTTGAACAACAGCAGAGTGGATGGTGAAAGTAAGAGAATTGAGCCTCAAGATATTGTGGATGGAAAAGTTCTCCTTTTATCTGCAGGCAAGAAGAACAAGGTCATTGTGCGAATATCTTGA